A part of Kitasatospora acidiphila genomic DNA contains:
- a CDS encoding AbiJ-related protein translates to MTSSDPAPAHARPEITAVTRQDIFKYLRGLSSPWWGKLDEVTFLEDLYDLDRPPSENSQLPTVRADIQQHRFNNFDLPDDWIFEDLRLGLSHGADEVLLAFLARVVHPEVVADVEEATGHVKELNRLLAPDGWGLRSYEFVSGRPLYTPVRVAPTGPLVPLPLGDEDTGKLDLVLGQTYSLLDCAGEESARDLLRTAVLTLRRDGGFFHPMPGDGWTEATYEAVLTVERELLHTVTEETKELVWRTLETVLGQLGRIDVQRFVVEGDPRPMPNIAPDWRSQGIAPAAPIVRGFRLLNLTTEFDVTRGDFASLRIRGSQDSDGLRHLYDTRTGRRITDFVLDDRPQVATLLSVTIIKKGDSYTPRVKLWKKDKKKAGDTPVSQREFCEGLSGLSIVSKSAASPGG, encoded by the coding sequence ATGACGTCCAGTGACCCCGCCCCGGCACATGCACGACCCGAGATCACGGCGGTGACGCGGCAAGACATCTTCAAGTATCTGCGCGGGCTGTCGAGTCCCTGGTGGGGAAAGCTGGACGAAGTCACGTTTCTTGAGGACCTCTACGACCTCGACCGGCCGCCGTCAGAGAACAGCCAGCTCCCGACTGTCCGCGCCGATATCCAGCAGCACCGGTTCAACAACTTCGACCTTCCCGACGACTGGATCTTCGAGGATCTCAGGCTGGGGCTCTCCCACGGAGCGGATGAGGTGTTGCTCGCCTTTCTGGCACGGGTGGTCCATCCCGAGGTGGTGGCCGATGTCGAGGAGGCGACCGGGCACGTCAAGGAGCTGAACCGGCTTCTGGCACCGGACGGATGGGGCTTGCGCTCCTACGAGTTCGTTTCCGGCCGCCCGCTGTACACCCCGGTCCGCGTCGCGCCGACAGGCCCGTTGGTCCCGTTGCCGCTGGGCGATGAGGACACGGGCAAGCTCGACCTGGTCCTGGGCCAGACCTACAGCCTCCTCGACTGCGCCGGCGAGGAGAGCGCACGCGATCTGCTGCGCACCGCGGTTCTGACCCTGCGCCGCGACGGCGGCTTTTTCCATCCCATGCCGGGTGACGGCTGGACGGAGGCCACGTACGAGGCGGTCCTGACGGTGGAGCGCGAGCTCCTGCACACCGTCACCGAAGAGACGAAGGAATTGGTCTGGCGGACGCTGGAGACCGTGCTCGGCCAGCTCGGGCGCATCGACGTCCAGCGCTTCGTGGTTGAAGGCGATCCCCGGCCCATGCCCAACATCGCACCGGACTGGCGGAGCCAGGGCATCGCACCTGCCGCCCCCATCGTTCGCGGCTTTCGCCTCCTCAATCTCACCACCGAGTTCGATGTCACCCGAGGGGACTTCGCCAGCCTGAGGATCCGGGGTTCGCAAGACAGCGACGGGCTCCGGCACCTGTACGACACGCGCACAGGTCGGAGGATCACCGACTTCGTCCTCGACGACCGGCCCCAGGTGGCGACCCTGCTCAGTGTCACCATCATCAAGAAGGGTGACAGCTACACGCCGAGGGTCAAGCTCTGGAAGAAGGACAAGAAGAAGGCGGGGGACACCCCCGTCTCTCAGAGGGAGTTCTGTGAGGGTCTGAGCGGTTTGTCCATTGTTTCGAAGTCGGCTGCCAGCCCAGGGGGGTGA
- a CDS encoding restriction endonuclease — MTARRPPARRRSSGRRPKKAATGSDELWLFVVGAVVALAVVVTVLRWLATHVWVLVLLALIGAGVAVFFVRRLLDQQRAEQARQLADLERQRRLRLTLTGPGGLDHMRHDAFEFAVRDLLLRDGCTAHRVGQGGDQSADVLATDPMGRTWVLQCKHKQDPIGGAPVSVGVLYSLVGANERVHKAQVPVVVTNGRFTKPSVKWGAEQNVLLVDRDLLGRWASSGRPLWDLLPRVPGPRGAQGG, encoded by the coding sequence GTGACTGCGCGCAGGCCTCCGGCCCGCCGGCGCAGCAGCGGGCGCCGGCCGAAGAAGGCCGCCACCGGGTCGGATGAGTTGTGGCTCTTCGTTGTCGGTGCGGTGGTTGCGCTCGCCGTGGTGGTCACGGTGTTGCGGTGGCTGGCGACCCACGTCTGGGTGCTGGTGCTGCTGGCGCTGATCGGGGCCGGGGTGGCGGTCTTCTTCGTCCGCCGACTGCTCGATCAACAGCGCGCCGAGCAGGCCCGGCAGTTGGCCGACTTGGAGCGCCAGCGCCGGCTGCGGCTGACGCTGACCGGGCCCGGGGGCCTGGACCACATGCGCCACGACGCCTTCGAGTTCGCGGTACGCGACCTGCTGCTGCGCGACGGCTGCACCGCGCATCGGGTCGGCCAGGGCGGTGACCAGAGCGCGGACGTGCTGGCCACGGATCCGATGGGCCGTACCTGGGTGCTGCAGTGCAAGCACAAGCAGGACCCGATCGGTGGCGCGCCGGTGTCGGTCGGCGTGCTGTACAGCCTGGTGGGCGCGAACGAGCGGGTGCACAAGGCCCAGGTGCCGGTGGTGGTCACCAACGGCCGCTTCACCAAGCCGTCGGTGAAGTGGGGCGCCGAGCAGAACGTGCTCCTGGTCGACCGTGATCTGCTGGGGCGCTGGGCCTCCAGCGGCCGGCCGCTGTGGGATCTGCTGCCCCGCGTCCCGGGCCCGCGCGGCGCCCAGGGCGGCTGA
- a CDS encoding papain-like cysteine protease family protein, with the protein MTVAGWLGAAAPAFADSTGTVTGGQENYSYINERAAPHLSASLVGQASPGNTVNMKCQTQGDTVDNDSRWIWSGSFFIADAFISESTDSLPGCGQSSLPITMQKQVQDEWCWDASGLTIANYWGYNQYNQYDFCNLANEYSGISCNDRPATLDDMAGALWEMGFASTGSDLNRSATFAETANEIADNRPFAVRIGWTSGGGHMNVIYGYDPSSNMIAVGDPWPSTQTYTWWDYSSYVSNNSFRWTHSRIGIHN; encoded by the coding sequence ATGACCGTGGCGGGATGGCTCGGGGCGGCTGCTCCGGCCTTCGCCGACTCCACCGGCACGGTGACAGGCGGTCAGGAAAACTACTCGTACATCAACGAACGCGCTGCTCCGCACCTGTCCGCGTCCCTCGTGGGGCAGGCGTCCCCCGGCAATACGGTGAACATGAAGTGCCAGACCCAGGGCGACACCGTCGACAACGACTCCCGCTGGATCTGGTCGGGCTCCTTCTTCATCGCCGACGCCTTCATCTCGGAGAGCACCGACTCCCTGCCCGGCTGCGGCCAGTCCTCCCTGCCGATCACCATGCAGAAGCAGGTCCAGGACGAATGGTGCTGGGACGCCTCCGGCCTGACCATCGCCAACTACTGGGGCTACAACCAGTACAACCAGTACGACTTCTGCAACCTCGCGAACGAGTACAGCGGCATCAGCTGCAACGACCGACCCGCCACGCTGGACGACATGGCGGGCGCGCTGTGGGAGATGGGCTTCGCCAGCACCGGCAGCGACCTCAACCGCAGCGCCACCTTCGCGGAGACCGCCAACGAGATAGCCGACAACCGCCCGTTCGCGGTGCGCATCGGCTGGACCTCTGGAGGCGGGCACATGAACGTCATCTACGGGTACGACCCGTCCTCGAACATGATCGCCGTCGGCGACCCGTGGCCGTCTACCCAGACCTACACCTGGTGGGACTACAGCAGCTACGTCAGCAACAACTCGTTCCGCTGGACCCACTCCCGGATCGGGATCCACAACTGA
- a CDS encoding acyltransferase family protein, producing the protein MTMTASTEFGGNQDTLQLRIPVGLRPEPESEPPSKRGGGRDRYLDLLRALALVRVVIYHNFGWFWLPIVFPSMGVMFALAGSLMARSLSRPALGVIRSRLRRLLPPMWLFGAIMITAQILDGWGPNAEGHPNWWWGKLVFWIVPLSTPPYAVSLHGFNHHLEHVWAEQTIVPLWYLRAYLWYVLLSPLMRWALRRLPWVMLFVPLALSIVMNVFFADQEFIYGRVWETATDFTTFGSCWILGMAHQEGLLKKIPQYVVPSVAPLIMVAGWWYLHTRPVDPSNPTDIESWPIAQALWSFGFVAILLHVSPSWEQWPKPLERWNGLVSLLNARAVSVYLWHETALVLSIPLIDPLWTVDFFYKHCQWLLTSQWFPLMVAIPLIGLLVLIFGWVEDVAAKRSPRLFPYPRRKRGRRRAAV; encoded by the coding sequence ATGACCATGACTGCGTCCACCGAGTTCGGGGGCAACCAGGACACGCTCCAGTTGCGCATCCCTGTCGGTCTGCGACCGGAGCCGGAGTCGGAGCCGCCGTCCAAGCGCGGGGGCGGCCGCGACCGCTACCTCGACCTGCTGCGCGCGCTGGCGCTGGTCCGCGTGGTGATCTACCACAACTTCGGCTGGTTCTGGCTGCCGATCGTCTTCCCGTCGATGGGCGTGATGTTCGCGCTGGCCGGGTCGCTGATGGCACGTTCGCTCAGCCGGCCCGCCCTCGGCGTCATCCGGAGCCGACTGCGCCGACTGCTGCCGCCGATGTGGCTGTTCGGCGCGATCATGATCACCGCCCAGATCCTCGACGGCTGGGGACCCAACGCCGAGGGCCACCCGAACTGGTGGTGGGGCAAGCTGGTGTTCTGGATCGTGCCGTTGAGCACTCCGCCGTACGCCGTCAGCCTGCACGGCTTCAACCACCATCTGGAGCACGTCTGGGCCGAGCAGACCATCGTCCCGCTCTGGTACCTGCGTGCCTACCTCTGGTACGTCCTGCTCTCCCCGCTGATGCGGTGGGCGCTGCGGCGACTGCCGTGGGTGATGCTGTTCGTGCCATTGGCGCTGTCGATCGTCATGAACGTGTTCTTCGCCGATCAGGAGTTCATCTACGGCCGGGTCTGGGAGACCGCCACCGACTTCACCACCTTCGGCTCCTGCTGGATCCTCGGCATGGCCCACCAGGAGGGCCTGCTCAAGAAGATCCCGCAGTACGTCGTGCCGTCCGTCGCGCCGCTGATCATGGTGGCCGGCTGGTGGTACCTGCACACCCGGCCGGTCGATCCGAGCAACCCGACCGACATCGAGAGCTGGCCGATCGCCCAGGCCCTGTGGTCCTTCGGCTTCGTCGCCATCCTGCTCCACGTCAGCCCGTCCTGGGAGCAGTGGCCGAAACCGCTGGAACGCTGGAACGGCCTGGTCAGCCTGCTCAACGCACGTGCTGTCAGTGTCTACCTCTGGCACGAGACGGCGCTGGTGCTGTCCATCCCTCTGATCGACCCCCTTTGGACCGTCGACTTCTTCTACAAGCACTGCCAGTGGCTGCTGACCAGCCAGTGGTTCCCGCTGATGGTGGCGATCCCGCTGATCGGTCTGCTGGTGCTGATCTTCGGCTGGGTCGAGGACGTGGCCGCCAAGCGCTCGCCGCGGCTCTTCCCGTACCCGCGCCGCAAGCGCGGCAGGCGCCGGGCCGCCGTCTGA